One Setaria viridis chromosome 7, Setaria_viridis_v4.0, whole genome shotgun sequence genomic region harbors:
- the LOC117865708 gene encoding protein RGF1 INDUCIBLE TRANSCRIPTION FACTOR 1, protein MAIEDESPQLRVNTTRGGAMGGGECDGAENQRWPPWLKPLLGTSFFGQCKLHADAHKSECNMYCLDCMNGALCSQCLAYHRDHHAIQIRRSSYHDVIRVSEIQKVLDITGVQTYIINSARVVFLNERPQPRPGKGVTNTCEVCERSLLDTFRFCSLGCKIVGTSGEFRIRKKHAAIKKKKKLPHKGGAAAAAASDSEDDSSTSTSGGSDKSSVVQSFTPSTPPATANSFRTGKRRKGVPHRSPFGSLMVEF, encoded by the exons ATGGCAATCGAAGATGAATCGCCGCAGCTCAGAGTCAACACCACCAGAGGCGGCGCCATG ggaggaggggagTGCGACGGGGCGGAGAACCAGCGGTGGCCGCCGTGGCTCAAGCCGCTGCTGGGGACGAGCTTCTTCGGTCAATGCAAGCTGCACGCGGACGCGCACAAGAGCGAGTGCAACATGTACTGCCTCGACTGCATGAACGGCGCACTCTGCTCCCAGTGCCTCGCCTACCACCGCGATCACCACGCCATCCAG ATACGGAGGTCCTCCTACCACGACGTGATCCGGGTGTCGGAGATTCAGAAGGTGCTGGACATCACCGGCGTGCAGACGTACATCATCAACAGCGCGCGCGTGGTGTTCCTGAACGAGCGCCCGCAGCCGAGGCCCGGCAAGGGCGTCACCAACACCTGCGAGGTCTGCGAGCGCAGCCTCCTCGACACCTTCCGCTTCTGCTCCCTCGGCTGCAAG ATCGTGGGCACCTCCGGCGAGTTCCGCATCCGGAAGAAGCACGCcgccatcaagaagaagaagaagctgccgcacaagggcggcgccgcggcggcggcggcgtcggactCGGAGGACGACTCGTCGACGAGCACGAGCGGCGGGAGCGACAAGAGCAGCGTGGTGCAGAGCTTCACCCCGTCgaccccgccggccaccgccaaCAGCTTCCGCACCGGGAAGCGGCGCAAGGGCGTGCCGCACCGGTCGCCGTTCGGCAGCCTCATGGTGGAGTTCTAG